Proteins encoded within one genomic window of Anopheles gambiae chromosome 3, idAnoGambNW_F1_1, whole genome shotgun sequence:
- the LOC133394003 gene encoding tenascin-like isoform X1 codes for MLYLKIIVTGAALLVVILSTATVDAACSKTNVKTRVEIKNGKRVTVIDQPCCKGYKRVKLRCVPICSLPCENSKCTAPDVCTCNPGYERLSNHRCIPHCDDCDNGICTKPGYCQCHTGYTRSDNGTCVPECNNCVNGFCSLPDACQCYEGYQLQERDDASRYCQPVCEGGCLHGQCVAPDECLCGDGYTLSPFGECVRPTTPPPRCPEGYVDDGIGCSPICSEPCRNGTCVGPDECECFPGHSSENSTSPFVCQPVCNGSCANGDCIAPGVCICHAQYGKIGDECIPLCDRCSLGHCVQPNVCVCDRGYRLIDGDCEPICETECINAICTGPNACTCLPGYNYTDINALFDCLPVCDEECINGRCVAPQRCECNEGYIRDEENACIHPDDLCRMKCTNGQCHGAECVCDAGYIKHPTDGHCEKTCPNGCTNGDCNGGECFCHEGFRLSLDNVSVCEPICGEDYDYSSAGCINGRCIRPNVCQCDEGYEFVDANQTRCESVEEIARQRLAQERMAECRRSCRNGKCRAGECRCNEGYAQPEGNTLSCKAVCVEPCRNGTCVRPDQCECKPGFVFVEGSSSHCRSEEDLAREAYERCTGRCRNGVCHGDQCFCMLGYTPSDLDPYDCQPVCERPCVNGTCAGNDRCHCWDGYGKTGEDDHACEPICTSECVNADCVAPDQCACRAGYIPLGEGSSTCVKEETPEERSARLRQVACERECTNGWCEQGECRCVEGFYHENGNTLRCEPYCAQSCEMGRCIGNDTCECLARHELVERYVCGPVCSEECVRGYCAAPDVCRCHDGYAMVNGSSNACEPVCGEDGCINGVCVGPNECICLDGYYPDQDDPLLCHREISVIQQLHEPSHSSSGGEYYKMSYIHYFIPVIASVALIVAVLIVKMIVRNRQKDYHVGKLGNAERAGRKSGRANRRKGQSNRTTDYNDYNLVVLFPTESKENCVYFMPKPDSKTNELTKLNLEIETI; via the exons ATGCTTTATCTAAAGATTATAGTGACCGGAGCTGCTCTGTTGGTGGTCATCCTGTCAACCGCAACCGTTGATGCTGCCTGCTCGAAAACGAATGT AAAAACGCGAGTAGAGATCAAGAATGGTAAGCGCGTGACGGTGATCGATCAACCATGCTGCAAGGGCTACAAACGGGTGAAGCTGCGCTGCGTACCGATCTGTTCACTGCCCTGTGAAAACTCCAAATGCACTGCACCGGATGTCTGCACCTGCAATCCTGGCTACGAGCGGCTGTCGAACCATCG aTGCATTCCACACTGCGACGATTGTGATAATGGAATCTGCACGAAGCCTGGGTACTGCCAGTGCCATACGGGCTACACCCGTTCCGACAATGGCACGTGCGTGCCGGAGTGTAACAACTGCGTGAACGGGTTCTGTTCCCTACCAGACGCGTGCCAGTGCTATGAAGGGTACCAGCTTCAGGAACGTGATGACGCCTCACGCTACTGTCAACCGGTCTGTGAGGGAGGCTGTCTACATGGACAATGTGTCGCTCCGGATGAGTGTCTCTGTGGGGATGGATACACCTTATCACCGTTCGGAGAGTGTGTTCGGCCAACCACACCACCTCCGCGCTGTCCGGAAGGATACGTGGACGATGGCATTGGCTGTAGTCCGATCTGTTCCGAACCGTGTCGGAATGGAACGTGCGTTGGGCCGGATGAGTGTGAATGCTTTCCAGGACATTCGTCCGAAAATTCGACCTCCCCGTTCGTGTGTCAACCGGTGTGCAATGGAAGCTGTGCGAATGGTGATTGCATTGCGCCCGGGGTCTGCATCTGTCACGCACAGTACGGCAAGATTGGGGACGAGTGTATACCGCTGTGTGACCGGTGCTCTCTCGGGCATTGTGTGCAGCcgaatgtgtgcgtttgtgatCGGGGCTACCGGTTGATCGATGGTGACTGTGAACCGATCTGCGAGACGGAGTGCATCAATGCGATCTGCACTGGGCCGAATGCGTGCACCTGCCTGCCGGGGTACAACTATACGGACATTAATGCACTGTTCGACTGTTTGCCGGTGTGTGATGAGGAGTGCATCAATGGGCGGTGTGTGGCACCGCAGCGATGTGAGTGCAATGAAG GATACATACGGGACGAGGAGAACGCCTGCATCCACCCGGACGACCTGTGCCGGATGAAGTGCACCAACGGACAGTGCCACGGTGCCGAATGTGTCTGCGATGCCGGCTACATAAAGCATCCCACCGATGGGCATTGCGAGAAAACCTGCCCGAACGGTTGTACGAACGGCGATTGCAACGGAGGCGAGTGCTTCTGTCACGAAGGCTTCCGTCTGTCGCTGGACAATGTGTCCGTGTGTGAACCGATCTGTGGTGAAGATTACGATTACAGCAGTGCCGGTTGCATCAATGGCCGGTGCATTCGACCGAACGTGTGCCAGTGTGATGAAGGATACGAGTTTGTCGATGCTAATCAGACGCGCTGCGAATCGGTGGAAGAGATCGCTCGCCAACGGTTGGCCCAGGAACGGATGGCAGAATGCCGGCGCAGCTGTCGGAATGGTAAATGCCGTGCGGGCGAGTGTCGGTGCAACGAAGGGTATGCTCAGCCGGAAGGAAACACGCTCAGCTGTAAGGCGGTATGTGTGGAACCGTGTCGGAACGGGACCTGCGTGCGACCGGACCAATGTGAATGTAAGCCTGGATTTGTGTTTGTCGAGGGAAGCTCAAGCCACTGTAGATCGGAGGAAGACCTGGCGAGGGAAGCGTACGAGCGGTGTACGGGGCGCTGTCGAAATGGCGTTTGTCACGGTGACCAATGCTTCTGTATGCTGGGTTATACGCCGTCCGATCTCGATCCTTACGACTGTCAGCCGGTTTGTGAGCGACCGTGTGTCAATGGAACGTGCGCCGGAAACGATCGGTGCCATTGCTGggacggttacggaaagacgGGAGAGGACGATCATGCTTGTGAACCGATCTGTACGTCCGAATGTGTCAATGCAGATTGTGTCGCTCCGGACCAGTGCGCATGTCGCGCCGGGTACATTCCTTTGGGAGAGGGCAGCAGCACCTGTGTGAAGGAGGAAACTCCCGAGGAACGATCAGCACGGCTCCGACAGGTGGCCTGCGAACGAGAATGCACCAACGGTTGGTGCGAACAGGGCGAATGTCGCTGTGTGGAAGGGTTCTATCACGAAAACGGTAACACGTTGCGCTGTGAGCCGTACTGTGCGCAATCGTGTGAGATGGGCCGCTGTATCGGAAATGATACGTGTGAGTGTCTCGCACGCCACGAGCTCGTCGAGCGGTACGTCTGTGGGCCAGTCTGTAGTGAAGAGTGCGTAAGAGGGTACTGCGCAGCGCCGGATGTTTGTCGCTGTCACGATGGGTACGCAATGGTGAACGGGTCCAGTAATGCGTGCGAACCGGTCTGTGGTGAGGACGGCTGCATCAATGGTGTTTGCGTGGGGCCAAATGAGTGCATCTGTCTTGATGGGTACTATCCGGATCAGGACGACCCGTTACTGTGTCATCGAGAGATCAGCGTTATTCAACAACTGCACGAACCAAG TCACAGCAGTTCCGGTGGCGAGTACTACAAGATGTCCTACATCCACTACTTCATCCCGGTGATCGCGTCCGTCGCACTGATCGTGGCAGTGCTGATCGTGAAGATGATCGTGCGCAACCGCCAGAAGGACTATCACGTCGGCAAGCTCGGTAATGCAGAGCGCGCGGGGCGCAAGTCGGGGCGGGCGAACAGACGCAAGGGGCAGTCAAACCGTACCACCGATTATAACGATTACAATCTGGTCGTTCTCTTCCCTACAGAGAGCAAGGAAAACTGTGTCTACTTCATGCCGAAGCCGGACTCCAAGACGAACGAGCTGACCAAATTGAATCTCGAAATTGAAACCATCTGA
- the LOC133394003 gene encoding tenascin-like isoform X2 codes for MLYLKIIVTGAALLVVILSTATVDAACSKTNVKTRVEIKNGKRVTVIDQPCCKGYKRVKLRCVPICSLPCENSKCTAPDVCTCNPGYERLSNHRCIPHCDDCDNGICTKPGYCQCHTGYTRSDNGTCVPECNNCVNGFCSLPDACQCYEGYQLQERDDASRYCQPVCEGGCLHGQCVAPDECLCGDGYTLSPFGECVRPTTPPPRCPEGYVDDGIGCSPICSEPCRNGTCVGPDECECFPGHSSENSTSPFVCQPVCNGSCANGDCIAPGVCICHAQYGKIGDECIPLCDRCSLGHCVQPNVCVCDRGYRLIDGDCEPICETECINAICTGPNACTCLPGYNYTDINALFDCLPVCDEECINGRCVAPQRCECNEGYIRDEENACIHPDDLCRMKCTNGQCHGAECVCDAGYIKHPTDGHCEKTCPNGCTNGDCNGGECFCHEGFRLSLDNVSVCEPICGEDYDYSSAGCINGRCIRPNVCQCDEGYEFVDANQTRCESVEEIARQRLAQERMAECRRSCRNGKCRAGECRCNEGYAQPEGNTLSCKAVCVEPCRNGTCVRPDQCECKPGFVFVEGSSSHCRSEEDLAREAYERCTGRCRNGVCHGDQCFCMLGYTPSDLDPYDCQPVCERPCVNGTCAGNDRCHCWDGYGKTGEDDHACEPICTSECVNADCVAPDQCACRAGYIPLGEGSSTCVKEETPEERSARLRQVACERECTNGWCEQGECRCVEGFYHENGNTLRCEPYCAQSCEMGRCIGNDTCECLARHELVERYVCGPVCSEECVRGYCAAPDVCRCHDGYAMVNGSSNACEPVCGEDGCINGVCVGPNECICLDGYYPDQDDPLLCHREISVIQQLHEPSHSSSGGEYYKMSYIHYFIPVIASVALIVAVLIVKMIVRNRQKDYHVGKLESKENCVYFMPKPDSKTNELTKLNLEIETI; via the exons ATGCTTTATCTAAAGATTATAGTGACCGGAGCTGCTCTGTTGGTGGTCATCCTGTCAACCGCAACCGTTGATGCTGCCTGCTCGAAAACGAATGT AAAAACGCGAGTAGAGATCAAGAATGGTAAGCGCGTGACGGTGATCGATCAACCATGCTGCAAGGGCTACAAACGGGTGAAGCTGCGCTGCGTACCGATCTGTTCACTGCCCTGTGAAAACTCCAAATGCACTGCACCGGATGTCTGCACCTGCAATCCTGGCTACGAGCGGCTGTCGAACCATCG aTGCATTCCACACTGCGACGATTGTGATAATGGAATCTGCACGAAGCCTGGGTACTGCCAGTGCCATACGGGCTACACCCGTTCCGACAATGGCACGTGCGTGCCGGAGTGTAACAACTGCGTGAACGGGTTCTGTTCCCTACCAGACGCGTGCCAGTGCTATGAAGGGTACCAGCTTCAGGAACGTGATGACGCCTCACGCTACTGTCAACCGGTCTGTGAGGGAGGCTGTCTACATGGACAATGTGTCGCTCCGGATGAGTGTCTCTGTGGGGATGGATACACCTTATCACCGTTCGGAGAGTGTGTTCGGCCAACCACACCACCTCCGCGCTGTCCGGAAGGATACGTGGACGATGGCATTGGCTGTAGTCCGATCTGTTCCGAACCGTGTCGGAATGGAACGTGCGTTGGGCCGGATGAGTGTGAATGCTTTCCAGGACATTCGTCCGAAAATTCGACCTCCCCGTTCGTGTGTCAACCGGTGTGCAATGGAAGCTGTGCGAATGGTGATTGCATTGCGCCCGGGGTCTGCATCTGTCACGCACAGTACGGCAAGATTGGGGACGAGTGTATACCGCTGTGTGACCGGTGCTCTCTCGGGCATTGTGTGCAGCcgaatgtgtgcgtttgtgatCGGGGCTACCGGTTGATCGATGGTGACTGTGAACCGATCTGCGAGACGGAGTGCATCAATGCGATCTGCACTGGGCCGAATGCGTGCACCTGCCTGCCGGGGTACAACTATACGGACATTAATGCACTGTTCGACTGTTTGCCGGTGTGTGATGAGGAGTGCATCAATGGGCGGTGTGTGGCACCGCAGCGATGTGAGTGCAATGAAG GATACATACGGGACGAGGAGAACGCCTGCATCCACCCGGACGACCTGTGCCGGATGAAGTGCACCAACGGACAGTGCCACGGTGCCGAATGTGTCTGCGATGCCGGCTACATAAAGCATCCCACCGATGGGCATTGCGAGAAAACCTGCCCGAACGGTTGTACGAACGGCGATTGCAACGGAGGCGAGTGCTTCTGTCACGAAGGCTTCCGTCTGTCGCTGGACAATGTGTCCGTGTGTGAACCGATCTGTGGTGAAGATTACGATTACAGCAGTGCCGGTTGCATCAATGGCCGGTGCATTCGACCGAACGTGTGCCAGTGTGATGAAGGATACGAGTTTGTCGATGCTAATCAGACGCGCTGCGAATCGGTGGAAGAGATCGCTCGCCAACGGTTGGCCCAGGAACGGATGGCAGAATGCCGGCGCAGCTGTCGGAATGGTAAATGCCGTGCGGGCGAGTGTCGGTGCAACGAAGGGTATGCTCAGCCGGAAGGAAACACGCTCAGCTGTAAGGCGGTATGTGTGGAACCGTGTCGGAACGGGACCTGCGTGCGACCGGACCAATGTGAATGTAAGCCTGGATTTGTGTTTGTCGAGGGAAGCTCAAGCCACTGTAGATCGGAGGAAGACCTGGCGAGGGAAGCGTACGAGCGGTGTACGGGGCGCTGTCGAAATGGCGTTTGTCACGGTGACCAATGCTTCTGTATGCTGGGTTATACGCCGTCCGATCTCGATCCTTACGACTGTCAGCCGGTTTGTGAGCGACCGTGTGTCAATGGAACGTGCGCCGGAAACGATCGGTGCCATTGCTGggacggttacggaaagacgGGAGAGGACGATCATGCTTGTGAACCGATCTGTACGTCCGAATGTGTCAATGCAGATTGTGTCGCTCCGGACCAGTGCGCATGTCGCGCCGGGTACATTCCTTTGGGAGAGGGCAGCAGCACCTGTGTGAAGGAGGAAACTCCCGAGGAACGATCAGCACGGCTCCGACAGGTGGCCTGCGAACGAGAATGCACCAACGGTTGGTGCGAACAGGGCGAATGTCGCTGTGTGGAAGGGTTCTATCACGAAAACGGTAACACGTTGCGCTGTGAGCCGTACTGTGCGCAATCGTGTGAGATGGGCCGCTGTATCGGAAATGATACGTGTGAGTGTCTCGCACGCCACGAGCTCGTCGAGCGGTACGTCTGTGGGCCAGTCTGTAGTGAAGAGTGCGTAAGAGGGTACTGCGCAGCGCCGGATGTTTGTCGCTGTCACGATGGGTACGCAATGGTGAACGGGTCCAGTAATGCGTGCGAACCGGTCTGTGGTGAGGACGGCTGCATCAATGGTGTTTGCGTGGGGCCAAATGAGTGCATCTGTCTTGATGGGTACTATCCGGATCAGGACGACCCGTTACTGTGTCATCGAGAGATCAGCGTTATTCAACAACTGCACGAACCAAG TCACAGCAGTTCCGGTGGCGAGTACTACAAGATGTCCTACATCCACTACTTCATCCCGGTGATCGCGTCCGTCGCACTGATCGTGGCAGTGCTGATCGTGAAGATGATCGTGCGCAACCGCCAGAAGGACTATCACGTCGGCAAGCTCG AGAGCAAGGAAAACTGTGTCTACTTCATGCCGAAGCCGGACTCCAAGACGAACGAGCTGACCAAATTGAATCTCGAAATTGAAACCATCTGA
- the LOC1279170 gene encoding epidermal growth factor-like protein translates to MERLKWCILVGLAFVCQFGLAPGQEGVKTAWRKGGGVQVASHDVTIANQSFVEMAEPGRQTNTTVMSLQRSNESMSALDRFMNKTKGHIPAGVCFEEVPTVSLLKYNPRGDVPAGNGSNPSLSRIQVCCPGYERNVHNFRKCEPVCEDPCLNGLCVGPNTCECYPDFVRNGQGRCVPTCPIGCDHGECVVGTGECRCKEGYELDPTTKKFCVPHCTGGCGVGRCVDVERCECGEGYKFDPKLKCAPHCEGGCFNGHCVEPGVCRCEAGYEMSEMGCEPICSNGCFHGVCTAPETCSCKPGYQKVGDQCTATCDRPCLNGECTGPNVCSCNRGYILDEANPFHCIAHCPNGCPNGVCSGPNMCLCNAGYVKDRSLKGSQACIKRFDGVKS, encoded by the exons ATGGAGCGTCTCAAGTGGTGCATTTTGGTTGGGCTGGCTTTCGTGTGCCAGTTTGGGCTAGCTCCCGGTCAGGAGGGTGTAAAGACCGCGTGGCGCAAAGGCGGTGGCGTTCAGGTTGCTTCTCACGATGTTACGATCGCGAATCAAAGTTTTGTGGAGATGGCCGAGCCAGGTCGACAGACGAACACAACCGTGATGAGTCTGCAACGATCGAACGAATCGATGAGTGCCCTGGATCGCTTTATGAACAAAACGAAGGGACACATTCCTGCGGGAGTATGCTTCGAGGAGGTGCCTACGGTTTCCCTGTTGAAGTATAACCCTCGCGGAGATGTGCCAGCGGGTAATGGG TCCAATCCATCTCTCAGTCGGATTCAAGTTTGTTGCCCTGGATATGAGCGTAACGTGCACAACTTCCGCAAGTGTGAGCCCGTGTGTGAGGATCCGTGTCTGAACGGGCTTTGTGTGGGACCGAACACCTGCGAATGCTATCCGGACTTTGTACGGAACGGCCAAGGTCGATGTGTACCGACCTGTCCGATCGGGTGCGATCATGGCGAGTGTGTGGTTGGAACGGGTGAGTGTCGCTGTAAGGAAGGCTATGAGTTAGATCCGACGACCAAGAAATTCTGTGTGCCGCACTGCACTGGAGGATGTGGCGTGGGTCGCTGTGTGGATGTGGAGCGATGCGAGTGTGGCGAGGGATATAAGTTCGATCCGAAGCTCAAGTGTGCACCACACTGTGAGGGTGGATGTTTCAACGGACACTGTGTTGAACCGGGTGTTTGCAGGTGTGAGGCGGGCTATGAGATGTCGGAGATGGGATGTGAGCCAATCTGCTCAAA TGGCTGCTTCCACGGTGTTTGTACCGCGCCGGAAACGTGCTCCTGTAAGCCTGGGTATCAGAAGGTCGGTGATCAATGCACTGCTACTTGTGATCGTCCCTGTCTAAACGGGGAATGCACTGGACCGAATGTTTGCAGCTGCAATCGTGGCTACATCCTTGACGAGGCCAATCCCTTCCA TTGTATTGCGCACTGTCCCAACGGATGTCCGAACGGTGTCTGCTCTGGCCCAAACATGTGCCTCTGCAATGCAGGATACGTCAAGGATCGTTCGCTCAAAGGAAGTCAAGCATGCATCAAGCGCTTCGACGGAGTTAAATCATAA
- the LOC5668117 gene encoding uncharacterized protein LOC5668117 isoform X2 translates to MQHHYLNYSRVQCGAISILLVLLITSRVCSLQGDNVCYRYESYTETETIPRNQTVQVLTRQWCLEIPPRCTSYRTEIKEVFVKQNITKTRRVEFCCEGYQERRTGNGTTGECRPICRGGCIHGECQTPNVCSCEAGFSGKHCLQRCRNGTWGVNCRNRCHCQNYSLCDTKTGHCRCNEGWMGKYCETPCPSGFYGTMCVSKCNCTTRSCHPQTGTCMPDDEIVMFDNINRTIENSFSSESTERISAEQWIKVDNETLAALLSSSTALVDVSTTTSSTTRSSSTSENSTVTSTTPSSTTSSTTTSTTEATGQMLPNATYAESYHEYLPNNTEMSMVLTKGHSRTASNESMYELVTTTSRVEITFIDTAVKKIEDPSTINHTTPEEEPASLSVESSNETNTQLVYLESENHPVLVDITEDGSVQSEANDRQAFVTISCLLITLTLLMSVVIYMKRLNRKTLAKPAASVPPPVKIVDESVQTGNDSNRSSDPLPDLPHVTYTRVKPKLQRNGDIEHYDVPPNNSFIHRAKSASPYNYNFSVNQKQAPRKYSLEHIYDEIQYPPLAELTSSTATQSDKPTLQPGEKEDSYSKPMILA, encoded by the exons ATGCAGCATCATTACCTCAACTACAGTCGAGTGCAGTGTGGAGCAATTTCGATTCTACTGGTGCTTCTGATCACCTCCCGCGTCTGCTCTTTGCAAGGTGACAATGTGTGCTATCGTTACGAGAG CTACACCGAAACGGAAACCATTCCACGCAATCAAACGGTACAGGTCCTAACGAGACAGTGGTGTCTGGAAATTCCCCCAAGGTGTACCTCCTATCGGACCGAAATTAAGGAAGTGTTTGTTAAGCAG AATATCACCAAGACACGCCGCGTGGAGTTCTGTTGCGAAGGGTACCAGGAACGGCGCACCGGAAATGGAACCACCGGTGAGTGTCGTCCAATATGCCGCGGTGGTTGCATCCATGGCGAGTGTCAGACACCGAACGTGTGCAGCTGTGAGGCAGGATTCAGTGGCAAACATTGCTTGCAGA GATGCCGTAATGGGACGTGGGGAGTGAACTGTCGCAATCGATGCCACTGTCAGAATTACTCACTCTGCGACACAAAAACAGGACACTGTCGATGCAATGAAGGCTGGATGGGTAAATA CTGTGAAACTCCTTGTCCTTCTGGATTTTACGGGACGATGTGTGTAAGCAAGTGCAATTGCACCACCAGATCCTGTCACCCACAAACTGGAACGTGTATGCCGGATGACGAGATAGTAATGTTTGATAACATCAACCGAACGATAGAGAACAGTTTCTCCTCGGAAAGCACCGAACGGATATCAGCGGAGCAGTGGATCAAAGTCGATAATGAAACACTTGCAGCGTTGCTCAGCAGCTCCACGGCGTTGGTTGATGTTTCTACCACCACCTCTAGCACTACCAGAAGTAGTAGCACTTCTGAGAATAGCACCGTAACTTCCACTACCCCCTCCTCCACTACCTCCTCCACTACCACTTCAACAACCGAAGCTACTGGACAAATGCTACCAAACGCGACCTACGCCGAATCGTACCACGAGTACCTTCCCAACAACACCGAGATGAGCATGGTGCTAACAAAAGGTCACTCACGAACTGCCAGCAACGAAAGCATGTACGAGCTGGTGACGACTACGTCACGCGTCGAGATCACCTTCATCGATACGGCGGTGAAGAAAATTGAGGATCCCTCCACGATCAACCATACAACGCCGGAGGAGGAGCCCGCTTCCCTGTCTGTCGAAAGCTCCAACGAAACCAACACCCAACTGGTGTACTTGGAATCGGAGAACCATCCCGTTCTGGTGGACATAACCGAAGATGGGAGCGTGCAGAGTGAGGCAAATGATCGACAGGCGTTCGTCACGATCTCCTGCTTGCTGATCACACTCACCCTGCTAATGTCGGTGGTCATCTATATGAAGCGTTTGAATCGCAAAACGCTTGCCAAACCTGCCGCTAGTGTGCCACCGCCGGTGAAGATTGTTGACGAGAGCGTCCAAACGGGGAATGATTCGAACCGCTCGTCTGATCCACTTCCCGATCTACCCCATGTCACGTACACGCGGGTAAAGCCAAAACTGCAACGAAACGGTGATATCG AACACTATGACGTTCCGCCGAATAATAGTTTCATCCATCGTGCAAAGTCAGCATCCCCTTACAACTACAACTTCTCGGTCAACCAAAAGCAAGCTCCCAGAAAGTATAGCCTTGAGCATATCTACGACGAAATTCAGTATCCCCCGTTGGCGGAACTGACGAGCAGTACAGCAACGCAGTCCGATAAGCCGACGTTGCAGCCGGGTGAGAAGGAAGACAGTTATTCCAAACCGATGATTCTGGCGTAG
- the LOC5668117 gene encoding multiple epidermal growth factor-like domains protein 10 isoform X1 — translation MQHHYLNYSRVQCGAISILLVLLITSRVCSLQGDNVCYRYESYTETETIPRNQTVQVLTRQWCLEIPPRCTSYRTEIKEVFVKQNITKTRRVEFCCEGYQERRTGNGTTGECRPICRGGCIHGECQTPNVCSCEAGFSGKHCLQSKRLWSCGSVGSFFTSILLVKYFAGCRNGTWGVNCRNRCHCQNYSLCDTKTGHCRCNEGWMGKYCETPCPSGFYGTMCVSKCNCTTRSCHPQTGTCMPDDEIVMFDNINRTIENSFSSESTERISAEQWIKVDNETLAALLSSSTALVDVSTTTSSTTRSSSTSENSTVTSTTPSSTTSSTTTSTTEATGQMLPNATYAESYHEYLPNNTEMSMVLTKGHSRTASNESMYELVTTTSRVEITFIDTAVKKIEDPSTINHTTPEEEPASLSVESSNETNTQLVYLESENHPVLVDITEDGSVQSEANDRQAFVTISCLLITLTLLMSVVIYMKRLNRKTLAKPAASVPPPVKIVDESVQTGNDSNRSSDPLPDLPHVTYTRVKPKLQRNGDIEHYDVPPNNSFIHRAKSASPYNYNFSVNQKQAPRKYSLEHIYDEIQYPPLAELTSSTATQSDKPTLQPGEKEDSYSKPMILA, via the exons ATGCAGCATCATTACCTCAACTACAGTCGAGTGCAGTGTGGAGCAATTTCGATTCTACTGGTGCTTCTGATCACCTCCCGCGTCTGCTCTTTGCAAGGTGACAATGTGTGCTATCGTTACGAGAG CTACACCGAAACGGAAACCATTCCACGCAATCAAACGGTACAGGTCCTAACGAGACAGTGGTGTCTGGAAATTCCCCCAAGGTGTACCTCCTATCGGACCGAAATTAAGGAAGTGTTTGTTAAGCAG AATATCACCAAGACACGCCGCGTGGAGTTCTGTTGCGAAGGGTACCAGGAACGGCGCACCGGAAATGGAACCACCGGTGAGTGTCGTCCAATATGCCGCGGTGGTTGCATCCATGGCGAGTGTCAGACACCGAACGTGTGCAGCTGTGAGGCAGGATTCAGTGGCAAACATTGCTTGCAGAGTAAGCGATTATGGTCCTGTGGATCCGTTGGATCTTTCTTCACTTCTATTTTGTTGGTAAAATATTTTGCAGGATGCCGTAATGGGACGTGGGGAGTGAACTGTCGCAATCGATGCCACTGTCAGAATTACTCACTCTGCGACACAAAAACAGGACACTGTCGATGCAATGAAGGCTGGATGGGTAAATA CTGTGAAACTCCTTGTCCTTCTGGATTTTACGGGACGATGTGTGTAAGCAAGTGCAATTGCACCACCAGATCCTGTCACCCACAAACTGGAACGTGTATGCCGGATGACGAGATAGTAATGTTTGATAACATCAACCGAACGATAGAGAACAGTTTCTCCTCGGAAAGCACCGAACGGATATCAGCGGAGCAGTGGATCAAAGTCGATAATGAAACACTTGCAGCGTTGCTCAGCAGCTCCACGGCGTTGGTTGATGTTTCTACCACCACCTCTAGCACTACCAGAAGTAGTAGCACTTCTGAGAATAGCACCGTAACTTCCACTACCCCCTCCTCCACTACCTCCTCCACTACCACTTCAACAACCGAAGCTACTGGACAAATGCTACCAAACGCGACCTACGCCGAATCGTACCACGAGTACCTTCCCAACAACACCGAGATGAGCATGGTGCTAACAAAAGGTCACTCACGAACTGCCAGCAACGAAAGCATGTACGAGCTGGTGACGACTACGTCACGCGTCGAGATCACCTTCATCGATACGGCGGTGAAGAAAATTGAGGATCCCTCCACGATCAACCATACAACGCCGGAGGAGGAGCCCGCTTCCCTGTCTGTCGAAAGCTCCAACGAAACCAACACCCAACTGGTGTACTTGGAATCGGAGAACCATCCCGTTCTGGTGGACATAACCGAAGATGGGAGCGTGCAGAGTGAGGCAAATGATCGACAGGCGTTCGTCACGATCTCCTGCTTGCTGATCACACTCACCCTGCTAATGTCGGTGGTCATCTATATGAAGCGTTTGAATCGCAAAACGCTTGCCAAACCTGCCGCTAGTGTGCCACCGCCGGTGAAGATTGTTGACGAGAGCGTCCAAACGGGGAATGATTCGAACCGCTCGTCTGATCCACTTCCCGATCTACCCCATGTCACGTACACGCGGGTAAAGCCAAAACTGCAACGAAACGGTGATATCG AACACTATGACGTTCCGCCGAATAATAGTTTCATCCATCGTGCAAAGTCAGCATCCCCTTACAACTACAACTTCTCGGTCAACCAAAAGCAAGCTCCCAGAAAGTATAGCCTTGAGCATATCTACGACGAAATTCAGTATCCCCCGTTGGCGGAACTGACGAGCAGTACAGCAACGCAGTCCGATAAGCCGACGTTGCAGCCGGGTGAGAAGGAAGACAGTTATTCCAAACCGATGATTCTGGCGTAG